One region of Vitis vinifera cultivar Pinot Noir 40024 chromosome 1, ASM3070453v1 genomic DNA includes:
- the LOC100259196 gene encoding hydroxyproline O-galactosyltransferase HPGT1 isoform X1: protein MHSRGPNHRLSGSAFRSQVSVLMLAMLTPWHGFTSSAANDTLKIIACREQHKKLAALEMELAASQQEDFASKNLLENKGTPPKKRLLAVVGIITKFGHKNNRDAIYTLEATLATHLNKPRVYIGCMKSGEVFSKVEYNQSFFSLLMRKRVVYDILLSYIVLSFHIV from the exons ATGCATAGTCGGGGACCGAATCACCGGCTATCTGGTTCGGCTTTCAGATCTCAAGTTTCGGTTCTCATGCTAGCCATGTTGACACCATGGCATGGATTTACGTCGTCGGCCG CCAATGACACACTGAAAATTATAGCATGCAG ggAACAACACAAGAAGTTAGCAGCCCTTGAGATGGAGCTAGCGGCATCACAACAGGAAGATTTTGCCTCAAAGAACTTGTTAGAAAATAAGGGGACTCCTCCCAAGAAAAGGCTTTTAGCTGTTGTTGGAATTATTACAAAGTTTGGCCACAAGAACAATAGAGATGCAATCT ATACTCTGGAAGCAACTCTTGCTACTCATTTGAATAAGCCTCGAGTTTATATTGGGTGTATGAAATCAGGCGAAGTTTTCTCAAAAGTTGAGTATAatcaaagttttttttctctattgaTGAGAAAACGAGTTGTTTATGATATTCTACTTTCATATATTGTATTATCTTTTCATATTGTCTGA
- the LOC100259196 gene encoding hydroxyproline O-galactosyltransferase HPGT1 isoform X2, with amino-acid sequence MHSRGPNHRLSGSAFRSQVSVLMLAMLTPWHGFTSSAANDTLKIIACREQHKKLAALEMELAASQQEDFASKNLLENKGTPPKKRLLAVVGIITKFGHKNNRDAICKGMDAN; translated from the exons ATGCATAGTCGGGGACCGAATCACCGGCTATCTGGTTCGGCTTTCAGATCTCAAGTTTCGGTTCTCATGCTAGCCATGTTGACACCATGGCATGGATTTACGTCGTCGGCCG CCAATGACACACTGAAAATTATAGCATGCAG ggAACAACACAAGAAGTTAGCAGCCCTTGAGATGGAGCTAGCGGCATCACAACAGGAAGATTTTGCCTCAAAGAACTTGTTAGAAAATAAGGGGACTCCTCCCAAGAAAAGGCTTTTAGCTGTTGTTGGAATTATTACAAAGTTTGGCCACAAGAACAATAGAGATGCAATCTGTAAGGGCATGGATGCCAACTG A
- the LOC100241971 gene encoding receptor-like protein EIX2 translates to MSSLKQLRLRGNMFTGDIPEQLCWLSRLHILDLAVNNLSGSIPQCLGNLTALSFVTLLDRNFDDPSIHYSYSERMELVVKGQSMEFESILPIVNLIDLSSNNIWGEIPKEITTLSTLGTLNLSRNQLTGKIPEKIGAMQGLETLDLSCNCLSGPIPPSMSSITSLNHLNLSHNRLSGPIPTTNQFSTFNDPSIYEANLGLCGPPLSTNCSTLNDQDHKDEEEDEVEWDMSWFFISMGLGFPVGFWAICGSLVLKKSWRQAYFRFIDETRDRLYVFTAVNVARLKRKMEANGVHG, encoded by the coding sequence ATGTCATCACTGAAGCAGCTGCGTCTACGAGGCAACATGTTCACAGGAGATATTCCTGAGCAATTGTGTTGGCTTTCTCGTCTCCACATTTTGGATCTTGCAGTGAACAATTTATCAGGATCCATCCCACAATGCTTAGGCAATTTAACTGCTTTAAGTTTTGTGACCTTATTAGACAGAAATTTTGACGACCCCAGTATTCATTACTCCTATTCGGAGCGCATGGAGCTAGTTGTAAAGGGACAAAGTATGGAATTTGAAAGCATATTGCCAATTGTGAATTTGATAGATCTTTCTAGCAATAACATTTGGGGAGAGATCCCAAAAGAGATCACAACTCTCTCGACCCTGGGTACCTTGAATTTATCCCGAAACCAGTTGACTGGAAAGATACCTGAGAAGATTGGAGCCATGCAAGGGCTAGAAACTCTTGACCTCTCATGCAACTGCCTGTCAGGCCCAATTCCTCCGAGCATGTCTTCTATAACCTCATTGAACCATTTGAACCTATCGCATAACCGCCTATCAGGACCAATTCCAACAACCAACCAGTTCTCGACATTCAACGATCCATCCATTTATGAGGCGAACCTGGGACTTTGTGGGCCTCCATTGTCAACCAATTGCTCCACTCTAAATGATCAAGATCACAAAGATGAGGAGGAAGATGAAGTTGAATGGGACATGTCATGGTTCTTCATAAGCATGGGATTGGGCTTTCCGGTGGGATTTTGGGCTATATGTGGCAGTTTGGTTCTAAAGAAGTCTTGGAGGCAGGCATATTTCCGGTTCATTGATGAAACCAGAGATAGGCTATATGTCTTCACTGCAGTGAATGTGGCTCGTCTGAAAAGGAAGATGGAAGCAAATGGAGTTCATGGCTAA